Part of the Ignatzschineria larvae DSM 13226 genome, GCCGGGGAATCCGACAATGAAGGTTGAACGAATCGTGATTTCAGGACAGATCTCCCGCCATTTTTGAATACGTTTTAACATATTCTCGCTATTCGCCGGGCGTTTCATTGCTTTTAGAATGCGTGGCGAGGCATGTTGCATCGGTACATCAAGATAAGGGAGAATTTTCCCCTCTGCCATTAGCGGAATGAGATGATCCACGTGGGGATAAGGGTAGATATAGTGTAAACGCACCCAAATGCCGAGTTTACCTAATTCTTCACACAGATTTTGAATATGGCTACGAACCGGCTTGCCATCCCAGAACCCTGTTTGATATTTCACATCTACGCCATAAGCACTTGTATCTTGTGCTACAACGAGCAGCTCTTTAACGCCGGCGGCGGCTAATTTTTTAGCTTGTGAAAGCACATCGCCCACAGGATAAGATTGATGTTTTCCTCGCATTGACGGAATAATACAGAAAGTACAATGGTGGTTACAACCTTCAGAGATCTTGAGATAAGCATAATGACGAGGCGTGAGCTTAATTCCGGTTTGTGGTACAAGATCAAGGAAAGGATCATGCGGCCGAGGAAGATGCTGGTGTACTGCAGCCATCACTTCTTGGAAAGCATGTGGGCCTGTTACACTTAAAACATTGGGGTAAAGGTCAAGAATCTTATCAGCATTAGCGCCTAAGCAACCGGTGACAATCACTTTACCATTCTCATCGAGCGCTTCACCAATGGCATCTAAACTCTCTTGTACCGCAGAATCAATAAAACCACAAGTGTTGACGACAACGAGATCCGCTTCATCATATTGCGGAACAATTTCATACCCTTCAGTGCGAAGTTGCGTCAAAATATATTCAGAGTCAACGAGCGCCTTAGGGCAACCTAATGATACAAATCCAATTTTTGCTGTCACAAATTTAACCTTCAATAGAGTGAAAATAACTGTGATGAGAAGAAATCATCGTCAGCCATAAAATAGAGAGGCTATTTTACAATAGCCTTAAAAATTATAAAAATAGTTATAAGAGTCGTTATAAAAATAGTTCTACAGATTACTGCTTTAATGCTTCAGGATAAAATAAGCGATCCGGTTGATCTACGTTACTATCGATCAGGGAATTATTTTGGCATAATCTTAGCGATAAACGCCTCGTGTGCCGCAATTTCGCTATCAGATGCGTAGAGAATCTTACGTTGAGTGGCTTTTGCAGCGGCCTGAATCGAGGCTTGTTCCGTTGCTTCTTCTATCTCTTCAGAAATTACAGGAGGGGCAAAATCATCAAAGAGAGATTCTTGTCCACCGGTCATCAGTAGGTAGACTTGTGCGAGTAGTTCGGAGTCTAATAGCGCACCATGAAGCTCTCGACCAGAGTTATCAACCCCTAAACGCCGGCAGAGCGCATCGAGCGTATTTCTCTGAGAAGGGTAGAGCTCTCGTGCGAGTTTGAGGGTATCAATCACCTCGGAACGTTCCGTGACTTTCGGTAATCCCATTCTTTGAAGTTCGAAGTTAAGAAAGGGGATATCAAAGCCAGCATTATGAATGATGAGCTCAGCACCATCGACATAATCTAGAAAACTTTGACCAATTTCCGCAAAAAGAGGTTGATCTGCTAGAAACTCATCGCCTAACCCATGAACATTAAAAGCTTCAATCGGCATTGATCGTTCAGGGTTAATATAGACATGAAAATCATTATTTGTAATTTTGCGGTCAATCATCTCAATACAGCCGATCTCAACAATACGATCGCCTTTATTAAAATCAAAACCGGTTGTCTCGGTATCTAATACAATTTGTCTACTCATGATTTATCCTAAAGAAGTATGAGAGAAGATTCCTTATCCTTTTCCTAAATGCTCGGTAATCGCCCCGGTAGCGAGTTGATCCACGATCTCATTTTCCCGATGCCCAGCATGTCCTTTTACCCAACACCAATCAATTGAAAGATGGCGTTCCCGCTCTAGTAGCAGTAAGCGCCATAAATCTTGATTAAGTACCGGTTTATTATTGGCAGTTTTCCAATCCCGGCGGATCCAACCATCAATCCAGTTTAATACCCCTTGCTGCACATACCGAGAATCCGTAGTAAGCACAATATGACAAGGGCGAGTAAGCGCTTGCAGAGCTTTAATTGCCGCCGTTAATTCCATACGGTTATTGGTCGTTTCCGGTTCAAATCCCGAAAGGGTCTTTTCATGACCTTTGTAGATTAACAATACCCCCCAACCGCCGGGACCGGGATTTCCTCGGCAAGCACCATCGGTATAAGCATATACAAATTCCTCCGGAGAAGGCTTGGATGAATCCTGAGAGGTTTGTTGATGAGTCGTCATAGAAATTCTTGTTTCTTGTAGATGCTGAAGTCGAGTGTATTGAGTGAAATAATAGGTTAAGGTTGGGCTTATACCGCAACAACAGCTTTAATACCGGGATGAGACTGATAATCACAAATCTCAAAATCTTCAAATTGGAAATCAAAGATCGATTGTGGATCATTGTGAATTTTCAGTGTTGGAAGCGCTAAAGGCTCCCTTGAGAGTTGTAGATCTGCCTGTTCGATATGATTCGCATAAAGATGGCAATCACCGCCTGTCCAGATAAAATCGCCCACTTCAAGGTCGCAAACCTGTGCAATCATGTGCGTTAATAACGAATAACTAGCGATATTGAAAGGAACACCTAAGAATATATCGGCTGATCGTTGATAGAGTTGGCAGGATAATTTGCCGTTACTCACATAAAATTGGAAAAGTAGATGACAAGGCGGAAGAGCCATTTGATCAAGTTCGCCCACATTCCAAGCGCTCACGATAAGTCTGCGAGAATCAGGGTTTGTCTTGATCTGCTCAATGAGCTCGGAGATTTGGTCAACAACGGTACCATCTGCTTTGGGCCATGATCTCCACTGAGCCCCATAAACAGGGCCTAAATTGCCATTTTTATCTGCCCACTCATTCCAAATACGAACGCCATTTTCTTGCAAGTAAGCGATGTTGGTATCGCCTTTGAGGAACCACAACAATTCATAAATGATTGAACGAATGTGGAGTTTCTTAGTGGTCACTAGCGGAAAACCTTGTGAGAGATCAAAACGCATTTGATGACCAAAGATAGAGAAAGTACCGGTACCTGTTCTATCTTCTTTAAAAGCCCCTTCCGTGCGTACTTTTTGCATTAGATCAAGATACTGTTTCATGCTTTATCCTTGCGATAGGCGATAACGAGAATAATAAGACCAATGATGATCATTGGGATACAGAGTAACATTCCTTGGGTTAACCAACCGCCGGCAATATAGCCTAGATGGGCATCGGGTTCTCTGAAGAATTCCACAAAGAAACGAAATGCGCCATAGCCGAGGAGGAATAGACCAGAAGCGGCTGCGCGTGGACGAGGTTTTGCGGTATAGATCCAAAGAATAATAAAGAGTAGTAATCCTTCAGTGAATGCTTCATAGAGCTGCGAAGGATGACGATAAATATAATCTACCGTTGCAGGGGCATTTTGAAAGTAAAAGCCCCAAGTTTGATCGGTAAATCTCCCCCACAATTCGCCATTGATAAAGTTACCAAGGCGACCGAAGAAGAGACCAAGTGGAATCAGTGGGGCAATAAAGTCGGTAAATTCCCAGAATCCTTTTTTATAACGCTTTGCCACTAAGAAGCTAGCGATTAAAACACCGATTAAGCCACCATGAAAACTCATGCCGGCCCATTCAATGCTTGATCCTGTCCAACCAATAATCGAAGCCGGATTTTCTATAAAATGAGGGAAATCATAGAAGAGGGTATAACCAATTCTACCGCCTAAAATAGCCCCCAAGAAGAGATAAAAGGCCATATCGCTGACTTGTGCAACAGTCCATCCTGAATTGGGCTTTTTAGCGCGATAGGAGCCGAGTAATACCGCTAGGCCAAGCGCAACGATATACATTAAAGCATACCAACGGAGCGCAACAGGTCCAATGGAAAAGATAATAGGGTCAATGTGAGGGGCAAAGTAGAGTGATGACATTCAATCCTCTTACAGATAAGAATAGGGGGAACAACAATAGGCTAATCATGTTAAGCCATTTAATGATTAAGCTCATATAAAAAAGGGCTAAAATAGCCCTTGTAGATTGTAGCGGATTTTAGCTATAAAGCATACCCGCAAACTTGAGAAATAGATGAGTTTATTCTGTAACAGTAATAGTTTCAGTCACAGTTTCAATTTCCTGAGGTGATTCCATATTAGTCGATGTGGTTGGAGCCTCCTGCGCTTTGCGTTCTTGACGCACTTTTTCTACTACATCATTTATGGTGAGGATTAATTTTTCATATGCATTGCCATTGCCTGGTCGTTTATTGGCTTGTTCTGCGCTGATGAGATAACGACCATCCACAACGATAGCTGGTGTAAAATTGACTTTATATTGATTACCAATAAGATCTTCAGCTCTATTAAACGAGCTTTTCGCTGAGAAACCATTCCAAGCTTTTAAGAATTTCTCTTTATCGATGCCCTGAGTTGCCATAAAGTCTGCAATTTGATTTTCATTGATAAAACGTTTTTTATCTTGATGGATCGCTTTGAAAAATGCTTCATGCCCTTTATCTAATTCATTTATGGCCTCTAAAGTATAGAATGCTTGGGCATAGAGCGACCAAATTGCTTGGCCAGGTGAGGCAAGCGTGATGACTTCGACATCATCAACATCTTTTTGTGAATCACGCCAAGGCGCAAAGTAGTTTTCAAACATATAACATGCAGGGCATGCATATGAAAATATTTCTACAACCTCGATTTTATTGGGATCATAGATTGGAGCCACCGGCGGAGTAATATCTTGATAGTAGTTTTGTGCGCTAGCAGCTCCTACCATTGAACCGAGAAGAATGATACTTGTGGCTAGGATTTTTTTAAACATTTTTGAAACTCCTTAATATAAATACGACTTATAACAGTATATTACCGTTAATGCTGCTAAGTCATTAATTTTATGAATTTGATAAGATCCAGATTTTATTGATGGATCATACATATTGATTTTAGAAAAGAAAAAAGTGAGCAAAAGCCCACTTTCTAATATTCTTTAAGGGTCAAGACTCTTAAGTATTAAATCCTAAGGCTGTAAACCTTGAATATAAGATGAGACTTCTTTGATCTCAGCTTCACTCATACGTTGAGCAATATCGCGCATAATACGTGCGGGGTCATTTTTACGCTCTTCTGTTTTAAAACGATTTAATTGTTTTTCTGTATAGAACGCATGTTGACCTGCAAGTGCAGGGTAGTTTGCAGCAGCGTTACCTTGGCCCGTTGGGCTATGGCAGGCAGAACATGCAGGAATACCACGAGCGATGTCA contains:
- the lgt gene encoding prolipoprotein diacylglyceryl transferase, with the translated sequence MSSLYFAPHIDPIIFSIGPVALRWYALMYIVALGLAVLLGSYRAKKPNSGWTVAQVSDMAFYLFLGAILGGRIGYTLFYDFPHFIENPASIIGWTGSSIEWAGMSFHGGLIGVLIASFLVAKRYKKGFWEFTDFIAPLIPLGLFFGRLGNFINGELWGRFTDQTWGFYFQNAPATVDYIYRHPSQLYEAFTEGLLLFIILWIYTAKPRPRAAASGLFLLGYGAFRFFVEFFREPDAHLGYIAGGWLTQGMLLCIPMIIIGLIILVIAYRKDKA
- the rnhA gene encoding ribonuclease HI translates to MTTHQQTSQDSSKPSPEEFVYAYTDGACRGNPGPGGWGVLLIYKGHEKTLSGFEPETTNNRMELTAAIKALQALTRPCHIVLTTDSRYVQQGVLNWIDGWIRRDWKTANNKPVLNQDLWRLLLLERERHLSIDWCWVKGHAGHRENEIVDQLATGAITEHLGKG
- the dnaQ gene encoding DNA polymerase III subunit epsilon, translating into MSRQIVLDTETTGFDFNKGDRIVEIGCIEMIDRKITNNDFHVYINPERSMPIEAFNVHGLGDEFLADQPLFAEIGQSFLDYVDGAELIIHNAGFDIPFLNFELQRMGLPKVTERSEVIDTLKLARELYPSQRNTLDALCRRLGVDNSGRELHGALLDSELLAQVYLLMTGGQESLFDDFAPPVISEEIEEATEQASIQAAAKATQRKILYASDSEIAAHEAFIAKIMPK
- a CDS encoding thymidylate synthase, whose product is MKQYLDLMQKVRTEGAFKEDRTGTGTFSIFGHQMRFDLSQGFPLVTTKKLHIRSIIYELLWFLKGDTNIAYLQENGVRIWNEWADKNGNLGPVYGAQWRSWPKADGTVVDQISELIEQIKTNPDSRRLIVSAWNVGELDQMALPPCHLLFQFYVSNGKLSCQLYQRSADIFLGVPFNIASYSLLTHMIAQVCDLEVGDFIWTGGDCHLYANHIEQADLQLSREPLALPTLKIHNDPQSIFDFQFEDFEICDYQSHPGIKAVVAV
- the rimO gene encoding 30S ribosomal protein S12 methylthiotransferase RimO; translated protein: MTAKIGFVSLGCPKALVDSEYILTQLRTEGYEIVPQYDEADLVVVNTCGFIDSAVQESLDAIGEALDENGKVIVTGCLGANADKILDLYPNVLSVTGPHAFQEVMAAVHQHLPRPHDPFLDLVPQTGIKLTPRHYAYLKISEGCNHHCTFCIIPSMRGKHQSYPVGDVLSQAKKLAAAGVKELLVVAQDTSAYGVDVKYQTGFWDGKPVRSHIQNLCEELGKLGIWVRLHYIYPYPHVDHLIPLMAEGKILPYLDVPMQHASPRILKAMKRPANSENMLKRIQKWREICPEITIRSTFIVGFPGETEEEFQELLDFIKEARLDRVGAFIYSPVEGAVANDLAEAIPLEIQEERLNRFMTLQAEISAEKLQAKVGQTLEVLIDDFDYEEGIAIGRTKADAPEIDGLVYIDDATPEMIGQIISVEIDDADTYDLYGVVVNA
- a CDS encoding thiol:disulfide interchange protein DsbA/DsbL; its protein translation is MFKKILATSIILLGSMVGAASAQNYYQDITPPVAPIYDPNKIEVVEIFSYACPACYMFENYFAPWRDSQKDVDDVEVITLASPGQAIWSLYAQAFYTLEAINELDKGHEAFFKAIHQDKKRFINENQIADFMATQGIDKEKFLKAWNGFSAKSSFNRAEDLIGNQYKVNFTPAIVVDGRYLISAEQANKRPGNGNAYEKLILTINDVVEKVRQERKAQEAPTTSTNMESPQEIETVTETITVTE